The stretch of DNA ACCATAATTATTTGACATAGTACAATACATGAAAAATTTAATTCGAGTGGCAAATTCAACTTAGTTAATCCATTCTTCGCCAAATCATAAATAATCTTCATCTATCCAAGACATCTAATCAAAAAACAAATTATGGTTTAACTCCTTTTCATGGGTAGTGTTCagagaaaaaaagggaaaacatTGCTTCCATCTAGATATCCACCATTGCTTCCATCAAGAGTCCTGCAAGTAAAAGAAAAAACATTAGCAGCTAAGTTCAGACCACTTAACTAAACTAACAATAGCTAAGTCATAACTATCATTGCCCGAGCATATTGAAAGTTAACACCTCTGGCCATAGGCATGATTCAATCAGACATTCTAGACATCGATATAAGAGCATGCTTGGGATAACTCACAAGAACATAGTAGTATTTCTAGTGGTCTAGTGCAGAAAATACTAAAACATAACACTGATAGAATTGAATTCTTTCTGGGAGGGAGTACATCAGTTGTGTCCAGATGATATGGCCATACACAACAGCAGCACAGATGTAAATAACGAATGACTTATCAGAATCATTGCTACACAACAACTAATGTAATTCAGAAAAAGGCAACCACCAAACCTTGTCTCTTGCACATACCTTATCCACAATGACTGTACCTGTATTTTTCATCTCAATTCAAACATTGCCTCCACCAAGAGCACTGCAGGTAAAGACAAGGAGCATTAGCAGGTAGAGACATACCGAAGTAAAGTAATATTACAAGGAAGAGATTTACCTAATCTGGCGCTTGAGCCAAATAAATCGAACATTTTTGTTTTTCATGTTCATGAATACCTCCCTGTCTATCTCAGATTTGAAGATATCCATACCATATGACTTCTCCACATCAGTAAGTCCATCCATTGCGTCCATTTCATCGAGACAATTGGGGACCGAAAATgcttcttctttgttcttcctttcttcgaGAGCTTCAATGGTTTTGCCTGTCTGCTTCTTCTTATACTGCACATAATCCTCAATAGCAGAACCAATATGACTTTGCTTGCGCTTCCTCCTTCCACTTGCTCCTTCCACAAAATCTTGATTGGAATGTGCAGATTGAGCTTCATTATGTGCACTTGTGATGTCTGGTCCATCCAATGAAGTAAATGAGGCACTTCTAGCACTTCTCTCAGAGagtgcagcagcaggaggaagtggagcaggaggaggttgtggagcagcagcaagagcattAGCAGCAGGAGGAAgttgagcagcaggagccaaGTGCCCGGTTGATGTGAAATTTAGTTCTCCTGTAGCAACACTTCCTATGAAAAAAATAGTGCAAGCAGTATAAGATATAGTTAATAGTGATCCTTATGCAAT from Panicum virgatum strain AP13 chromosome 9K, P.virgatum_v5, whole genome shotgun sequence encodes:
- the LOC120648678 gene encoding uncharacterized protein LOC120648678, which translates into the protein MSRAAWNYNYEKGLVHIMRDHVNIPMFRGQNGWTVEGWRSILEKFNQQFPSAHFTKGQLQEKEKELKGSWKAIRDARKESGVGWNDSLSMIIAEPEKWKKLVNDNAKLARFQKKPFPLYDDCTSLYAGSVATGELNFTSTGHLAPAAQLPPAANALAAAPQPPPAPLPPAAALSERSARSASFTSLDGPDITSAHNEAQSAHSNQDFVEGASGRRKRKQSHIGSAIEDYVQYKKKQTGKTIEALEERKNKEEAFSVPNCLDEMDAMDGLTDVEKSYGMDIFKSEIDREVFMNMKNKNVRFIWLKRQISALGGGNV